The following proteins are co-located in the Ensifer sp. WSM1721 genome:
- a CDS encoding multidrug effflux MFS transporter, with the protein MTRRMSERRTSIIGAFLVALGPVSMALYTPAMPELVHAFASSEAAIKMTLSLYFGGFAFAQLVSGTLSDVIGRRRATLIFMAIYLAGSLMAAFAPSIAMLLAGRLVQGIGASVGMTVARAIVRDQFTGTTAARIMNMIGMMLALGPAVSPTLGGIALGLFGWQSIFLLMVGFALIACFIVQFFMIETVTPDRSKGRVGPILAAYGELLADGRFVSSTLVIAGAVGALYAWATMLPFVLIGQVGLTPTEFGVGMLMQSGLFFSGTVTVRLLMRRFTPQALVPAGLAFIGAASLALAFSMHTLEPTFLLVMAPIGIYAFGIAFVMPYMMTAAMAPFPHIAGTASAVMGFIQMSAGLLGGALAALVGAPALALGTIIPGFGLISIASYVWYRRTVRLNPLAVPASSEEPLRDAAE; encoded by the coding sequence ATGACCCGGCGCATGAGCGAGCGGCGCACGAGCATCATCGGCGCCTTCCTGGTAGCGCTCGGCCCGGTTTCGATGGCGCTCTACACGCCGGCGATGCCGGAACTCGTCCACGCCTTCGCGTCCAGCGAAGCGGCGATCAAGATGACGCTCTCGCTCTATTTCGGCGGCTTTGCCTTCGCCCAGCTCGTCTCGGGCACGCTCTCGGACGTGATCGGCCGGCGACGGGCGACGCTCATCTTCATGGCGATCTATCTCGCTGGCAGCCTGATGGCGGCCTTCGCGCCTTCCATCGCGATGCTGCTCGCGGGTCGGCTCGTACAGGGAATCGGCGCCTCCGTCGGCATGACGGTGGCGCGCGCCATCGTGCGCGATCAGTTCACCGGCACCACGGCGGCGCGCATCATGAACATGATCGGCATGATGCTGGCGCTCGGGCCGGCGGTCTCGCCGACGCTCGGCGGCATCGCGCTCGGCCTCTTCGGCTGGCAGTCGATCTTCCTGCTGATGGTCGGCTTCGCGCTGATAGCCTGCTTCATCGTTCAGTTCTTCATGATCGAAACGGTGACGCCGGACCGCAGCAAAGGGCGTGTCGGGCCCATCCTCGCGGCCTATGGCGAGCTGCTGGCGGATGGCCGCTTCGTCTCCTCTACCCTAGTGATCGCCGGAGCGGTCGGCGCGCTCTACGCATGGGCGACCATGCTGCCCTTCGTGCTGATCGGGCAAGTCGGCCTGACGCCGACGGAGTTCGGCGTCGGCATGCTCATGCAATCGGGTCTGTTCTTCTCCGGCACGGTAACCGTGCGGCTCCTCATGCGCCGCTTCACGCCGCAGGCGCTCGTGCCAGCCGGCCTCGCCTTCATCGGTGCGGCGAGCCTCGCCCTCGCCTTCAGCATGCACACGCTTGAGCCGACCTTCCTCCTGGTGATGGCGCCGATCGGCATCTATGCCTTCGGCATCGCCTTCGTCATGCCCTATATGATGACCGCGGCGATGGCGCCCTTCCCACATATAGCCGGCACTGCATCGGCGGTGATGGGTTTCATCCAGATGAGTGCCGGGCTTCTCGGCGGCGCGCTCGCAGCACTCGTCGGCGCACCGGCGTTGGCGCTCGGAACGATCATCCCGGGCTTCGGCCTCATCTCCATAGCAAGCTATGTCTGGTATCGAAGGACTGTCCGCCTAAATCCGCTGGCGGTGCCGGCTTCATCGGAGGAGCCGCTTCGCGACGCAGCCGAATAA
- a CDS encoding MarR family winged helix-turn-helix transcriptional regulator, which yields MPRKLESDTIGMLLTDVSRLLRGAFDRKVNAMELGITPGEARALIQVAVTEGIKQAEIATRMGIEPMTLSAYLDRLEALGLVARVPDPADRRAKNVIVTDKADPLLAELMTGLREMMTAYTDGLGDEGRELLRSSLRILRDNLRRLDPCLAGKEKGTAE from the coding sequence ATGCCGAGAAAACTCGAATCCGATACCATCGGGATGCTGCTCACCGATGTCTCCCGGCTGCTGCGCGGCGCCTTCGATCGCAAGGTCAACGCGATGGAGCTCGGGATCACGCCCGGCGAGGCGCGCGCGCTGATCCAGGTGGCCGTGACGGAGGGGATCAAGCAGGCTGAGATCGCCACCCGGATGGGCATCGAACCGATGACGCTCTCGGCCTATCTCGATCGTCTCGAAGCGCTGGGGCTCGTCGCGCGCGTGCCGGATCCGGCCGACCGGCGCGCCAAGAATGTTATCGTCACCGACAAGGCCGACCCGCTGCTCGCCGAGTTGATGACGGGTCTGCGCGAAATGATGACGGCCTATACCGACGGTCTGGGGGACGAGGGACGGGAACTGTTGCGCAGCAGCCTCCGCATCCTGCGCGACAACCTTCGCCGGCTCGACCCATGCCTCGCCGGCAAGGAGAAGGGGACGGCGGAATGA